The proteins below are encoded in one region of Streptomyces sp. NBC_00490:
- a CDS encoding SAM-dependent methyltransferase, with protein MTDDTAGEWRGWRAAAESALYGPGGFYHRPEGPAGHFRTSVHASPLFAGAVARLLGRVDEALGRPRALDFVDMAAGRGELVTGVLAALPADLAARTRAYAVERADRPAGLDHRIEWLTEPPRGITGLLFANEWLDNVPVEIAETDAAGVARRVLVRPDGTERLGEPLSGAEARWLARWWPLPAEEGLRAEVGLPRDEAWAAAVATVERGLAVAVDYAHAVGARPLFGTLTGFRAGRETTPVPDGSCDITAHVALDACALPGGRVRTQRAALRALGIAGARPPLALASTQPAAYVRALASAGEAAELTAPGGLGDFGWLLQPVAVPDAPDTPLGALLVDVPDHEEQ; from the coding sequence GTGACGGACGACACGGCGGGTGAATGGCGTGGCTGGCGGGCGGCCGCGGAGAGCGCCCTGTACGGCCCCGGGGGCTTCTATCACCGGCCCGAGGGGCCGGCCGGTCACTTCCGTACGTCGGTGCACGCGTCGCCGTTGTTCGCCGGGGCCGTGGCGCGGCTGCTGGGCCGGGTCGACGAGGCCCTGGGCCGGCCCAGGGCGCTCGACTTCGTCGACATGGCCGCCGGCCGCGGCGAGCTGGTCACCGGGGTGCTCGCCGCGCTGCCCGCCGACCTGGCCGCCCGCACGCGCGCGTACGCCGTCGAACGCGCGGACCGCCCGGCCGGCCTCGACCACCGGATCGAGTGGCTGACCGAGCCGCCGCGCGGGATCACCGGGCTGCTGTTCGCCAACGAGTGGCTGGACAACGTGCCCGTGGAGATCGCCGAGACGGACGCCGCGGGCGTGGCCCGCCGGGTGCTCGTACGGCCCGACGGGACCGAGCGGCTCGGGGAGCCGCTCTCCGGCGCGGAGGCGCGGTGGCTGGCGCGGTGGTGGCCGCTGCCGGCCGAGGAGGGGCTGCGGGCGGAGGTGGGGCTGCCCCGGGACGAGGCGTGGGCCGCCGCGGTCGCGACGGTCGAGCGGGGGCTCGCGGTCGCGGTCGACTACGCGCACGCGGTCGGCGCGCGCCCCCTCTTCGGGACGCTCACCGGTTTCCGCGCGGGGCGCGAGACGACGCCCGTACCGGACGGGTCGTGCGACATCACGGCGCATGTCGCGCTGGACGCGTGCGCGCTGCCCGGGGGGCGCGTACGGACACAACGCGCCGCTCTGCGCGCCTTGGGGATCGCAGGCGCACGCCCTCCGCTCGCACTGGCCTCCACACAGCCCGCGGCCTACGTACGTGCCCTCGCGAGCGCCGGCGAGGCCGCCGAACTCACCGCACCCGGCGGCCTCGGCGACTTCGGCTGGCTGCTCCAGCCGGTCGCGGTCCCGGACGCCCCGGACACACCGCTCGGGGCGCTACTTGTCGATGTCCCCGACCACGAAGAACAGTGA